One stretch of Glycine soja cultivar W05 chromosome 7, ASM419377v2, whole genome shotgun sequence DNA includes these proteins:
- the LOC114418788 gene encoding phosphoethanolamine N-methyltransferase-like, whose amino-acid sequence MEVRTNEVAKQRIEDEGYRAHNNPFGLNLFLFSSFCQPYMASLATVQDERCVQRSYWIEHTTDLSVESMMLDSNASDLDKEERPEVLSLLPAYEGKSVVELGAGIGRFTGELAKKAGQLLAVDFIESAIKKNESINGHHKNVKFMCADVTSPNLHISEGSVDLMFSNWLLMYLSDKEVENLAARMIKWLKVGGYVFFRESCFHQSGDSKRKYNPTHYREPRFYTKVFKECHTSDDTRNSFELSLVGCKCIGAYVRNKKNQNQICWIWKKVRSQDDRGFQRFLDSVEYNHKDILLYESVFGQGFVSTGGLETTKEFVAKLGLKPGQKVLDVGCGTGGGDIYMAENFDVEVVGIDLSINIISLAIERAIGLKCCVEFECADCTKKTFPVNTFDVIYSRDTLLHIKDKPSLFRSFYKWLKRGGTLLITDYCKSEGSLSLGYAEYIKKGGYYIHDMKTYCRMLENAGFDDVVAEDRTNLFMKTLQQELNALHSKKDDFIDDFSEEDYNEITERWKAKQMRGADGEQIWSLFIAKK is encoded by the exons ATGGAGGTAAGAACGAACGAAGTTGCAAAGCAAAGAATAGAAGACGAAGGGTATAGAGCTCATAACAATCCATTTGGTCTTAATTTGTTTCTGTTTTCTTCATTCTGTCAGCCATATATGGCTTCCTTGGCGACGGTGCAAG ATGAACGTTGCGTTCAGAGAAGCTACTGGATTGAACATACCACAGATTTGTCCGTAGAGTCAATGATGCTCGATTCCAACGCCTCTGATCTCGACAAGGAAGAAAGACCCGAA GTTTTGTCCCTACTACCAGCATATGAAGGAAAATCAGTTGTAGAACTTGGAGCAGGTATTGGAAGATTCACAGGTGAATTGGCCAAGAAAGCTGGCCAGTTGCTTGCTGTGGATTTCATTGAGAGTGCTATAAAGAAG AATGAAAGCATTAATGGACACCACAAGAATGTCAAGTTCATGTGTGCTGATGTCACTTCTCCAAACTTGCATATTTCTGAAGGATCAGTTGATCTGATGTTCTCCAATTGGTTACTCATGTATCTTTCAGATAAAGAg GTTGAGAATTTAGCTGCAAGGATGATCAAATGGTTAAAAGTTGGTGGATATGTATTCTTCAGAGAATCATGTTTCCACCAATCTGGAGATTCCAAGAGAAAATACAACCCGACTCACTATAGGGAGCCTAGATTTTACACTAAG GTATTTAAAGAGTGCCATACGAGTGATGATACCCGGAATTCCTTTGAACTTTCCCTTGTTGGATGTAAATGTATTGGAGCTTATGTCCGAAATAAGAAGAATCAAAATCAG ATTTGCTGGATATGGAAAAAAGTTAGATCACAGGATGATAGGGGGTTCCAGAGGTTCTTAGATAGTGTTGAGTATAATCATAAGGATATTTTACTTTATGAGAGTGTTTTTGGTCAAGGTTTTGTGAGCACAGGAGGACTTG AAACAACCAAGGAATTCGTGGCAAAGTTGGGACTAAAACCTGGCCAGAAAGTACTGGATGTTGGTTGTGGTACTGGGGGAGGTGACATTTACATGGCAGAAAATTTTGATGTTGAGGTTGTTGGCATTGACCTCTCCATAAACATAATTTCTCTTGCCATTGAACGTGCTATTGGACTCAAATGCTGTGTAGAATTTGAGTGTGCCGATTGCACTAAAAAAACATTTCCTGTGAATACATTTGATGTAATCTATTCCCGTGACACATTGTTACACATCAAA GATAAGCCATCACTATTCAGATCATTTTACAAATGGTTGAAGCGTGGAGGTACACTTCTGATTACTGATTACTGCAAAAGTGAAGGAAGTCTATCATTAGGATATGCTGAGTATATAAAGAAAGGGGGATATTATATTCATGACATGAAAACATATTGTCGG ATGCTCGAGAATGCTGGATTTGATGATGTTGTTGCCGAGGATCGAACTAATTTG TTCATGAAAACACTACAACAGGAGTTAAATGCCCTTCACAGCAAGAAGGATGATTTCATTGATGACTTCTCGGAG GAAGACTACAATGAAATTACTGAAAGATGGAAGGCCAAGCAGATGCGGGGGGCAGATGGTGAACAAATATGGAGCTTGTTCATTGCCAAGAAATAA
- the LOC114418682 gene encoding Down syndrome critical region protein 3-like isoform X2, whose product MSVELKLSRSNRIYRPSEALEGKIIVKTQSSISHYGIRLTVKGSVNLQVRGGSAGVVESFYGVIKPIPIVNRTIEVKSSGKIGSGTSEIPFSVNLRQRDENLERFYETFHGANISIQIYLVDTCINHYQQQWSSLLKVIKKIQLIFNNNHFLQRWQSFTLPKTLKGGFRVTGKISTQCSLSGPISGELTVETSAVPIHSIDIQLFRVESVLLGEKIVTETSLVQTTQIADGDVCRNLTLPIYVILPRLLTCPTTLAGPFSVEFKVAIVISFQSELSKLHKKSDAKTPRLWLAMETLLLELVRTK is encoded by the exons ATGTCCGTTGAACTCAAGCTCTCTCGTTCCAATCGTATCTATCGCCCTTCG GAAGCTCTGGAAGGCAAAATCATTGTCAAAACTCAGTCTTCAATTTCCCACTATGGAATTCGCCTTACTGTCAAAGGATCCGTTAACTTGCAG GTTCGTGGAGGATCAGCTGGGGTTGTTGAGTCATTCTATGGTGTTATTAAGCCCATCCCAATTGT GAATAGGACCATTGAGGTTAAATCTTCTGGAAAGATTGGTTCGGGTACATCGGAG ATACCATTCTCAGTGAATCTTAGACAGCGGGATGAAAATTTAGAAAGATTTTATGAGACTTTCCATGGTGCAAATATTAGTATCCAG ATATATCTCGTGGATACTTGCATAAATCATTATCAGCAACAATGGAGTTCATTGTTGAAAGTGATAAAG aaaattCAGCTGATCTTCAACAACAACCACTTTCTCCAGAGATGGCAATCTTTTACATTACCCAAGACACTCAAAG GTGGATTTCGGGTGACAGGAAAAATCTCTACTCAATGTTCTTTGTCTGGTCCTATTAGTGGTGAGTTAACTGTAGAAACATCTGCAGTTCCAATTCATTCTATTGACATTCAGTTGTTTCGAGTTGAGTCCGTTCTTCTTGGGGAGAAAATTGTGACCGAAACCTCTCTGGTCCAAACAACACAG ATAGCAGATGGAGATGTGTGCCGTAATTTGACGCTGCCTATTTATGTAATACTACCACGCCTTTTGACCTGTCCAACAACCTTAGCTGG TCCCTTCTCAGTTGAGTTCAAAGTTGCCATCGTTATAAGCTTTCAGTCAGAGCTAAGTAAACTGCACAAAAAATCTGACGCCAAAACTCCGAGACTATGG CTGGCAATGGAAACATTACTGCTTGAGTTGGTTCGGACAAAGTAA
- the LOC114418682 gene encoding Down syndrome critical region protein 3 homolog isoform X1 — MSVELKLSRSNRIYRPSEALEGKIIVKTQSSISHYGIRLTVKGSVNLQVRGGSAGVVESFYGVIKPIPIVNRTIEVKSSGKIGSGTSEIPFSVNLRQRDENLERFYETFHGANISIQYLATVDISRGYLHKSLSATMEFIVESDKENSADLQQQPLSPEMAIFYITQDTQRHPLLPELKSGGFRVTGKISTQCSLSGPISGELTVETSAVPIHSIDIQLFRVESVLLGEKIVTETSLVQTTQIADGDVCRNLTLPIYVILPRLLTCPTTLAGPFSVEFKVAIVISFQSELSKLHKKSDAKTPRLWLAMETLLLELVRTK, encoded by the exons ATGTCCGTTGAACTCAAGCTCTCTCGTTCCAATCGTATCTATCGCCCTTCG GAAGCTCTGGAAGGCAAAATCATTGTCAAAACTCAGTCTTCAATTTCCCACTATGGAATTCGCCTTACTGTCAAAGGATCCGTTAACTTGCAG GTTCGTGGAGGATCAGCTGGGGTTGTTGAGTCATTCTATGGTGTTATTAAGCCCATCCCAATTGT GAATAGGACCATTGAGGTTAAATCTTCTGGAAAGATTGGTTCGGGTACATCGGAG ATACCATTCTCAGTGAATCTTAGACAGCGGGATGAAAATTTAGAAAGATTTTATGAGACTTTCCATGGTGCAAATATTAGTATCCAG TATTTGGCAACTGTAGATATATCTCGTGGATACTTGCATAAATCATTATCAGCAACAATGGAGTTCATTGTTGAAAGTGATAAAG aaaattCAGCTGATCTTCAACAACAACCACTTTCTCCAGAGATGGCAATCTTTTACATTACCCAAGACACTCAAAGGCATCCTCTACTTCCTGAATTAAAATCTG GTGGATTTCGGGTGACAGGAAAAATCTCTACTCAATGTTCTTTGTCTGGTCCTATTAGTGGTGAGTTAACTGTAGAAACATCTGCAGTTCCAATTCATTCTATTGACATTCAGTTGTTTCGAGTTGAGTCCGTTCTTCTTGGGGAGAAAATTGTGACCGAAACCTCTCTGGTCCAAACAACACAG ATAGCAGATGGAGATGTGTGCCGTAATTTGACGCTGCCTATTTATGTAATACTACCACGCCTTTTGACCTGTCCAACAACCTTAGCTGG TCCCTTCTCAGTTGAGTTCAAAGTTGCCATCGTTATAAGCTTTCAGTCAGAGCTAAGTAAACTGCACAAAAAATCTGACGCCAAAACTCCGAGACTATGG CTGGCAATGGAAACATTACTGCTTGAGTTGGTTCGGACAAAGTAA